The following proteins come from a genomic window of Musa acuminata AAA Group cultivar baxijiao chromosome BXJ1-7, Cavendish_Baxijiao_AAA, whole genome shotgun sequence:
- the LOC135678174 gene encoding uncharacterized protein LOC135678174 isoform X3, which translates to MAGGNLDLPEDLLPSRLVGEAWAGKDTLAGGNGKEKNPIGFLDEGKDQASSENNIPLSPQWLYAKPGDSKDTRPTSFAPSATLPDSVQKDMWPPEKKEWRRNVIDLESNRRWREEERETSLLSRRERKKEGDRETEYRKNDRHPDNISLREAADMKTLSSSDRLHEVPNRSAGNENRRDSKWSSRWGPEDKEKEPWTERKVDVEKEASHSEKQFFLASLRPVSGSDSRDKWRPRHRQEIHSGGSSMLRAAPGFGGVEVPPVPFASGRGRSKSVSGLQFGRPSAAGPIGAWPVNKANFQYPRGKLLDIYRNQKMPVVDATSESFEEVPPITVSSSITPLAFVTPDAEEEVVLKDIWKGEVTSSEVSLNRERMPRVKEEIDDGGNTLVDNKHDKMESVATLKELESKDNINLLINLVGPDDRAPKVADHEVIHDKPVLGGNLTNFEINLSEIEVANVDDQTSHLDIPKNIKLGEGSTVSFDVNAKLPDASCPLYDASFVEISNTNNHENHKIEKKLSEQGTFPEELSLFYQDPQGDIQGPFLGVDIISWFEQGFFSTDLPVCLSDAPDGTPFRPLGEVMPHLKLEQHIVLDLPYGNKSEPLDTTRGNLENCVPSSCFSDSFPTNDQQRLLSWDTLDHHVKHNVVESEASVDPNKAWLSFSNSETPLGTTGLEEKIFHDFTGQDTEVVLYKGRPVGDMEKGSGKLVNENIALSRSTSGNHFLMTETGNSSFASHNIPRDNDLNSLGLLWSELEGTHRKLPLSSTVPGSTEKLIDNHDSARNAFLFSHNPEQFNSISDFPITNEPWANNYRSKGSNIIHDNFDANNLSRFEAESNQFSLERQLLLQQLEKQQLQQQRLLSPQNVEFAGTLLDQVRDPMQQHHLVNQQPREDLERILKFQFEQQRYLDQLKQQHQMHQRHQQLHEHQMQLLHRLQHHEPQRQQQLQKQIHLEHLLHRQLLEPGSGASNIDSHVMNMYDQVLLRQRLLSESQQQSHNLSLHHDSASEQFLEANFLQNFQRQNQNDLLDVLSHSKRGQVPTLEQKFLLELQQEQLQARQLSRQLSGMEEERHVGGVWSVDDSGQFIRTAAGPHQNYSARLSQLDLVQAQALSSLEQPSHLQQNFLSHERMPHDPYERRPHPLDRSMHMHVGAPAPNLDLVNAVARAQGLDAQGHLDQLHTFNQIGQIPSSVRSHQIRISEEFTVPHLDARERHWSEASRQRSSDLMESHLKQLQIEAAKQRSTNLSLPGENLNAWASSLGNDGSSEHGLRDLLFHENFQSQQPTGLAVGTPTSSYELRDSWIYSRPSSENPFNLSSERGGLSSSFSESSFFADVGQPTKEQLSNKNMEDDASNFESGRSTLRSGSARSFEQKQFPADIDIIEKEKFVNSIGGSSSLKRLDISNLMEGARGKSLGPRGSSGTRLAMDMQESGVKQAAGGGHEMVNIDKSFRHDSSGKAGGGLTFFNYEMTLDSVHPEEIGSNMSSGDVLKGTNSSFLEHTRDPHATSSAELPDMIASQPPKGKKPTTFGSSEGNPASQSTETSISNKKDSRFRRTSSGSDADVMELSFSDMLKSTKKPMPEPENPEVGSLGKAAKKKGKKGRQIDPSLLGFKVHSNRILMGEIQRPDD; encoded by the exons ATGGCTGGTGGCAACTTGGATCTGCCGGAGGACCTCCTCCCCTCGAGGCTGGTGGGCGAGGCTTGGGCCGGGAAAG ATACTCTTGCTGGTGGAAATGGCAAGGAAAAGAATCCTATTGGGTTCCTTGACGAAGGAAAAG ATCAAGCGTCTTCTGAAAATAATATACCTTTGTCTCCTCAgtggctttatgcaaaacctggtGACAGCAAG GACACTAGGCCAACAAGTTTTGCACCATCTGCAACCTTGCCTGATTCTGTTCAGAAAGACATGTGGCCACCGGAGAAAAAAGAATGGAGAAGGAACGTCATTGATCTTGAAAGCAATCGCCGATGGCGTGAAGAGGAGAGGGAAACTAGCTTGCTCAGTAGGAGAGAACGTAAAAAGGAAGGGGATCGAGAAACTGAGTACCGTAAAAATGACCGTCATCCTGACAATATCTCTTTGAGAGAAGCTGCTGATATGAAGACTTTATCTTCATCTGATAGGTTGCATGAAGTTCCTAATCGTAGTGCAGGAAATGAAAACCGCCGCGATAGCAAGTGGTCATCTAGGTGGGGTCCCGAGGACAAAGAGAAGGAACCTTGGACAGAAAGGAAAGTGGATGTTGAGAAAGAAGCTTCTCACTCTGAGAAGCAGTTTTTTCTTGCTAGCCTCCGTCCAGTATCTGGATCTGATTCTCGTGATAAATGGAGACCTCGCCATCGCCAGGAAATTCATTCTGGTGGCTCTTCAATGCTCCGTGCTGCTCCGGGATTTGGGGGCGTTGAGGTCCCCCCTGTGCCTTTTGCCTCTGGTAGGGGTAGATCAAAATCTGTTTCAGGATTACAATTTGGCAGGCCATCTGCAGCTGGCCCTATTGGTGCATGGCCAGTAAATAAAGCAAACTTTCAGTATCCTAGGGGAAAACTTCTTGATATCTATAGGAACCAAAAGATGCCAGTCGTTGATGCTACCTCTGAGAGCTTTGAGGAAGTTCCTCCAATAACAGTATCTAGCTCCATAACTCCTTTGGCGTTTGTCACACCTGATGCAGAGGAAGAG GTTGTTCTGAAAGATATTTGGAAGGGAGAAGTCACAAGCAGTGAAGTGAGCTTAAATCGGGAAAGGATGCCAAGAGTTAAAGAGGAGATAG ATGATGGTGGCAATACACTAGTTGATAACAAACATGATAAAATGGAATCCGTTGCCACTTTAAAAG AGCTGGAAAGTAAGGATAATATCAACCTTCTGATTAACTTAGTGGGTCCTGATGATCGGGCTCCAAAGGTTGCAGACCATGAAGTTATCCACGATAAACCAGTTTTAGGTGGTAATCTTACCAATTTTGAGATAAATCTTAGTGAGATAGAAGTGGCAAATGTTGATGACCAAACAAGTCACTTGGATATTCCGAAGAATATAAAATTAGGAGAGGGTTCAACTGTTTCCTTTGATGTTAATGCTAAGCTACCTGATGCATCATGTCCTTTATATGATGCTTCTTTTGTTGAGATCTCAAACACCAACAATCATGAAAATCACAAAATTGAAAAAAAGCTTTCAGAACAGGGTACCTTTCCTGAGGAGTTGAGTTTATTTTACCAGGATCCACAAGGAGATATACAAGGTCCATTTTTGGGTGTTGACATTATCTCATGGTTTGAACAAGGTTTCTTTAGTACAGATTTACCTGTGTGCTTATCAGACGCTCCTGATGGCACAccatttcggccacttggggaagTTATGCCTCACTTGAAGCTAGAGCAACATATTGTCCTGGATCTCCCTTATGGTAACAAGTCCGAACCCTTGGACACTACAAGGGGCAACCTGGAGAATTGTGTTCCCTCTTCCTGTTTTAGCGATTCTTTTCCCACAAATGATCAGCAACGGTTGCTATCTTGGGATACTTTGGATCATCATGTAAAACACAATGTTGTTGAGAGTGAAGCTTCAGTAGATCCTAACAAAGCTTGGTTATCTTTTTCCAATTCAGAAACACCACTAGGTACAACTGGTCTTGAAGAAAAAATCTTCCATGATTTTACTGGTCAAGATACAGAAG TTGTATTGTATAAGGGTAGGCCTGTGGGGGACATGGAGAAAGGGTCAGGAAAGCTTGTTAATGAGAACATTGCTCTATCAAGATCCACCAGTGGTAATCATTTTTTGATGACAGAAACAGGAAATAGTAGTTTTGCCAGTCATAACATTCCTAGAGATAATGACTTAAATTCTCTTGGATTGTTGTGGTCTGAGCTAGAAGGAACTCACCGGAAGCTTCCCCTTTCATCAACTGTTCCAGGCTCCACTGAGAAGTTGATTGACAATCATGATTCTGCTCGAAATGCCTTTCTGTTTAGCCACAATCCAGAACAGTTCAATTCAATAAGTGACTTCCCCATCACGAATGAACCATGGGCCAACAATTATAGGAGCAAGGGTTCAAACATAATTCATGATAACTTTGATGCAAATAACTTGTCACGGTTTGAAGCTGAGTCAAACCAATTTAGTTTAGAAAGGCAACTGCTCTTACAACAATTGGAAAAGCAGCAACTTCAGCAGCAACGCTTATTGTCCCCTCAAAATGtcgagttcgctggaacattatTGGATCAGGTGCGTGACCCAATGCAGCAGCATCACCTTGTTAATCAACAACCTAGGGAGGATCTAGAGAGGATCCTGAAATTTCAGTTTGAGCAGCAGAGGTATCTCGATCAGTTGAAGCAGCAGCATCAAATGCACCAGAGACACCAACAACTGCATGAGCATCAGATGCAATTACTGCATCGTCTTCAACATCATGAACCACAACGACAGCAACAACTACAGAAGCAGATTCATCTTGAACATTTGCTGCATCGACAATTACTTGAACCTGGTTCTGGAGCATCAAACATCGATTCTCATGTGATGAATATGTATGACCAGGTTCTTCTTAGGCAGCGTCTCTTGAGTGAGTCCCAACAACAGTCTCATAACCTTTCACTGCATCATGACTCAGCATCCGAGCAATTTTTGGAAGCAAATTTTCTGCAGAACTTCCaacgtcaaaatcaaaatgatctGTTGGATGTTCTATCTCATTCCAAGCGGGGACAGGTTCCTACTTTAGAACAAAAGTTTCTTTTAGAGCTTCAGCAGGAGCAGCTTCAAGCACGACAACTCTCAAGGCAGCTGTCTGGCATGGAAGAAGAGAGACATGTAGGGGGGGTTTGGTCTGTTGATGATTCTGGTCAGTTCATCAGAACTGCTGCTGGTCCACACCAGAATTATTCTGCCAGACTTAGCCAATTAGATCTTGTGCAGGCGCAGGCACTCTCATCACTCGAGCAGCCCAGCCATCTTCAGCAGAATTTTTTGTCACATGAGAGAATGCCGCATGATCCTTATGAACGAAGACCACATCCTCTTGATAGGTCAATGCATATGCATGTAGGTGCTCCTGCTCCAAACTTGGATCTTGTAAATGCTGTAGCACGAGCTCAAGGGCTAGATGCTCAGGGACATCTTGATCAGCTGCATACTTTTAATCAGATAGGACAAATTCCTTCTAGTGTTCGTTCCCATCAGATTCGTATTTCTGAGGAGTTCACTGTTCCACACTTGGATGCAAGAGAGAGGCACTGGTCTGAGGCAAGTAGGCAGCGATCATCTGACTTGATGGAATCCCATCTGAAGCAGTTACAAATAGAAGCAGCAAAGCAAAGAAGCACCAATCTGAGCCTTCCTGGTGAGAACCTAAATGCATGGGCCTCATCTCTTGGAAATGATGGAAGCTCAGAACATGGATTGAGAGACTTGCTTTTTCATGAAAATTTTCAATCTCAACAGCCAACAGGATTGGCAGTTGGTACTCCTACATCATCCTATGAGCTGAGGGATTCTTGGATCTATTCCCGTCCTAGTTCAGAAAATCCCTTTAATCTCAGCTCAGAGAGAGGAGGTTTGAGTAGTTCTTTTTCAGAGAGTTCATTTTTTGCTGATGTAGGACAGCCGACAAAGGAGCAACTATCAAACAAAAATATGGAAGATGATGCTAGTAACTTTGAAAGCGGCAGATCAACTTTGAGATCTGGTTCTGCAAGATCATTTGAACAGAAACAATTCCCGGCAGATATAGATATAATCGAAAAAGAAAAGTTTGTGAATTCTATTGGTGGTAGTTCTTCATTAAAAAGATTAGATATCTCCAACCTGATGGAGGGGGCGAGAGGGAAGTCACTGGGTCCAAGAGGTAGTTCCGGGACTCGATTAGCTATGGACATGCAGGAGAGTGGGGTTAAGCAAGCAGCAGGTGGAGGTCATGAAATGGTTAACATTGACAAATCTTTTAGGCACGATTCATCTGGAAAGGCTG GGGGAGGTTTAACCTTTTTTAATTATGAAATGACACTTGATAGTGTTCATCCTGAAGAGATTGGTAGCAACATG aGTTCTGGTGATGTTTTGAAAGGAACCAATAGTTCGTTCTTAGAACATACCCGTGATCCTCATGCTACATCATCCGCAGAACTGCCAGACATGATAGCTTCTCAACCACCAAAGGGAAAGAAACCTACTACTTTTGGGTCGTCTGAGG GTAATCCTGCATCCCAATCTACAGAGACATCAATCTCCAACAAGAAAGACTCCAGATTTCGTCGAACTTCTTCGGGCAGCGATGCTGATGTTATGGAACTTTCATTCAGTGACATGTTGAAGAGCACCAAAAAGCCGATGCCTGAACCTGAGAACCCAGAAGTAGGTTCACTCGGCAAGGctgccaaaaagaagggaaaaaaaggCAGGCAGATCGATCCATCCCTTCTCGGTTTCAAAGTCCATAGCAACCGCATCTTGATGGGTGAGATCCAGCGACCAGACGATTGA
- the LOC135678174 gene encoding uncharacterized protein LOC135678174 isoform X4, with the protein MAGGNLDLPEDLLPSRLVGEAWAGKDTLAGGNGKEKNPIGFLDEGKDQASSENNIPLSPQWLYAKPGDSKDTRPTSFAPSATLPDSVQKDMWPPEKKEWRRNVIDLESNRRWREEERETSLLSRRERKKEGDRETEYRKNDRHPDNISLREAADMKTLSSSDRLHEVPNRSAGNENRRDSKWSSRWGPEDKEKEPWTERKVDVEKEASHSEKQFFLASLRPVSGSDSRDKWRPRHRQEIHSGGSSMLRAAPGFGGVEVPPVPFASGRGRSKSVSGLQFGRPSAAGPIGAWPVNKANFQYPRGKLLDIYRNQKMPVVDATSESFEEVPPITVSSSITPLAFVTPDAEEEVVLKDIWKGEVTSSEVSLNRERMPRVKEEIELESKDNINLLINLVGPDDRAPKVADHEVIHDKPVLGGNLTNFEINLSEIEVANVDDQTSHLDIPKNIKLGEGSTVSFDVNAKLPDASCPLYDASFVEISNTNNHENHKIEKKLSEQGTFPEELSLFYQDPQGDIQGPFLGVDIISWFEQGFFSTDLPVCLSDAPDGTPFRPLGEVMPHLKLEQHIVLDLPYGNKSEPLDTTRGNLENCVPSSCFSDSFPTNDQQRLLSWDTLDHHVKHNVVESEASVDPNKAWLSFSNSETPLGTTGLEEKIFHDFTGQDTEVVLYKGRPVGDMEKGSGKLVNENIALSRSTSGNHFLMTETGNSSFASHNIPRDNDLNSLGLLWSELEGTHRKLPLSSTVPGSTEKLIDNHDSARNAFLFSHNPEQFNSISDFPITNEPWANNYRSKGSNIIHDNFDANNLSRFEAESNQFSLERQLLLQQLEKQQLQQQRLLSPQNVEFAGTLLDQVRDPMQQHHLVNQQPREDLERILKFQFEQQRYLDQLKQQHQMHQRHQQLHEHQMQLLHRLQHHEPQRQQQLQKQIHLEHLLHRQLLEPGSGASNIDSHVMNMYDQVLLRQRLLSESQQQSHNLSLHHDSASEQFLEANFLQNFQRQNQNDLLDVLSHSKRGQVPTLEQKFLLELQQEQLQARQLSRQLSGMEEERHVGGVWSVDDSGQFIRTAAGPHQNYSARLSQLDLVQAQALSSLEQPSHLQQNFLSHERMPHDPYERRPHPLDRSMHMHVGAPAPNLDLVNAVARAQGLDAQGHLDQLHTFNQIGQIPSSVRSHQIRISEEFTVPHLDARERHWSEASRQRSSDLMESHLKQLQIEAAKQRSTNLSLPGENLNAWASSLGNDGSSEHGLRDLLFHENFQSQQPTGLAVGTPTSSYELRDSWIYSRPSSENPFNLSSERGGLSSSFSESSFFADVGQPTKEQLSNKNMEDDASNFESGRSTLRSGSARSFEQKQFPADIDIIEKEKFVNSIGGSSSLKRLDISNLMEGARGKSLGPRGSSGTRLAMDMQESGVKQAAGGGHEMVNIDKSFRHDSSGKAGGGLTFFNYEMTLDSVHPEEIGSNMSSGDVLKGTNSSFLEHTRDPHATSSAELPDMIASQPPKGKKPTTFGSSEEDSAGNPASQSTETSISNKKDSRFRRTSSGSDADVMELSFSDMLKSTKKPMPEPENPEVGSLGKAAKKKGKKGRQIDPSLLGFKVHSNRILMGEIQRPDD; encoded by the exons ATGGCTGGTGGCAACTTGGATCTGCCGGAGGACCTCCTCCCCTCGAGGCTGGTGGGCGAGGCTTGGGCCGGGAAAG ATACTCTTGCTGGTGGAAATGGCAAGGAAAAGAATCCTATTGGGTTCCTTGACGAAGGAAAAG ATCAAGCGTCTTCTGAAAATAATATACCTTTGTCTCCTCAgtggctttatgcaaaacctggtGACAGCAAG GACACTAGGCCAACAAGTTTTGCACCATCTGCAACCTTGCCTGATTCTGTTCAGAAAGACATGTGGCCACCGGAGAAAAAAGAATGGAGAAGGAACGTCATTGATCTTGAAAGCAATCGCCGATGGCGTGAAGAGGAGAGGGAAACTAGCTTGCTCAGTAGGAGAGAACGTAAAAAGGAAGGGGATCGAGAAACTGAGTACCGTAAAAATGACCGTCATCCTGACAATATCTCTTTGAGAGAAGCTGCTGATATGAAGACTTTATCTTCATCTGATAGGTTGCATGAAGTTCCTAATCGTAGTGCAGGAAATGAAAACCGCCGCGATAGCAAGTGGTCATCTAGGTGGGGTCCCGAGGACAAAGAGAAGGAACCTTGGACAGAAAGGAAAGTGGATGTTGAGAAAGAAGCTTCTCACTCTGAGAAGCAGTTTTTTCTTGCTAGCCTCCGTCCAGTATCTGGATCTGATTCTCGTGATAAATGGAGACCTCGCCATCGCCAGGAAATTCATTCTGGTGGCTCTTCAATGCTCCGTGCTGCTCCGGGATTTGGGGGCGTTGAGGTCCCCCCTGTGCCTTTTGCCTCTGGTAGGGGTAGATCAAAATCTGTTTCAGGATTACAATTTGGCAGGCCATCTGCAGCTGGCCCTATTGGTGCATGGCCAGTAAATAAAGCAAACTTTCAGTATCCTAGGGGAAAACTTCTTGATATCTATAGGAACCAAAAGATGCCAGTCGTTGATGCTACCTCTGAGAGCTTTGAGGAAGTTCCTCCAATAACAGTATCTAGCTCCATAACTCCTTTGGCGTTTGTCACACCTGATGCAGAGGAAGAG GTTGTTCTGAAAGATATTTGGAAGGGAGAAGTCACAAGCAGTGAAGTGAGCTTAAATCGGGAAAGGATGCCAAGAGTTAAAGAGGAGATAG AGCTGGAAAGTAAGGATAATATCAACCTTCTGATTAACTTAGTGGGTCCTGATGATCGGGCTCCAAAGGTTGCAGACCATGAAGTTATCCACGATAAACCAGTTTTAGGTGGTAATCTTACCAATTTTGAGATAAATCTTAGTGAGATAGAAGTGGCAAATGTTGATGACCAAACAAGTCACTTGGATATTCCGAAGAATATAAAATTAGGAGAGGGTTCAACTGTTTCCTTTGATGTTAATGCTAAGCTACCTGATGCATCATGTCCTTTATATGATGCTTCTTTTGTTGAGATCTCAAACACCAACAATCATGAAAATCACAAAATTGAAAAAAAGCTTTCAGAACAGGGTACCTTTCCTGAGGAGTTGAGTTTATTTTACCAGGATCCACAAGGAGATATACAAGGTCCATTTTTGGGTGTTGACATTATCTCATGGTTTGAACAAGGTTTCTTTAGTACAGATTTACCTGTGTGCTTATCAGACGCTCCTGATGGCACAccatttcggccacttggggaagTTATGCCTCACTTGAAGCTAGAGCAACATATTGTCCTGGATCTCCCTTATGGTAACAAGTCCGAACCCTTGGACACTACAAGGGGCAACCTGGAGAATTGTGTTCCCTCTTCCTGTTTTAGCGATTCTTTTCCCACAAATGATCAGCAACGGTTGCTATCTTGGGATACTTTGGATCATCATGTAAAACACAATGTTGTTGAGAGTGAAGCTTCAGTAGATCCTAACAAAGCTTGGTTATCTTTTTCCAATTCAGAAACACCACTAGGTACAACTGGTCTTGAAGAAAAAATCTTCCATGATTTTACTGGTCAAGATACAGAAG TTGTATTGTATAAGGGTAGGCCTGTGGGGGACATGGAGAAAGGGTCAGGAAAGCTTGTTAATGAGAACATTGCTCTATCAAGATCCACCAGTGGTAATCATTTTTTGATGACAGAAACAGGAAATAGTAGTTTTGCCAGTCATAACATTCCTAGAGATAATGACTTAAATTCTCTTGGATTGTTGTGGTCTGAGCTAGAAGGAACTCACCGGAAGCTTCCCCTTTCATCAACTGTTCCAGGCTCCACTGAGAAGTTGATTGACAATCATGATTCTGCTCGAAATGCCTTTCTGTTTAGCCACAATCCAGAACAGTTCAATTCAATAAGTGACTTCCCCATCACGAATGAACCATGGGCCAACAATTATAGGAGCAAGGGTTCAAACATAATTCATGATAACTTTGATGCAAATAACTTGTCACGGTTTGAAGCTGAGTCAAACCAATTTAGTTTAGAAAGGCAACTGCTCTTACAACAATTGGAAAAGCAGCAACTTCAGCAGCAACGCTTATTGTCCCCTCAAAATGtcgagttcgctggaacattatTGGATCAGGTGCGTGACCCAATGCAGCAGCATCACCTTGTTAATCAACAACCTAGGGAGGATCTAGAGAGGATCCTGAAATTTCAGTTTGAGCAGCAGAGGTATCTCGATCAGTTGAAGCAGCAGCATCAAATGCACCAGAGACACCAACAACTGCATGAGCATCAGATGCAATTACTGCATCGTCTTCAACATCATGAACCACAACGACAGCAACAACTACAGAAGCAGATTCATCTTGAACATTTGCTGCATCGACAATTACTTGAACCTGGTTCTGGAGCATCAAACATCGATTCTCATGTGATGAATATGTATGACCAGGTTCTTCTTAGGCAGCGTCTCTTGAGTGAGTCCCAACAACAGTCTCATAACCTTTCACTGCATCATGACTCAGCATCCGAGCAATTTTTGGAAGCAAATTTTCTGCAGAACTTCCaacgtcaaaatcaaaatgatctGTTGGATGTTCTATCTCATTCCAAGCGGGGACAGGTTCCTACTTTAGAACAAAAGTTTCTTTTAGAGCTTCAGCAGGAGCAGCTTCAAGCACGACAACTCTCAAGGCAGCTGTCTGGCATGGAAGAAGAGAGACATGTAGGGGGGGTTTGGTCTGTTGATGATTCTGGTCAGTTCATCAGAACTGCTGCTGGTCCACACCAGAATTATTCTGCCAGACTTAGCCAATTAGATCTTGTGCAGGCGCAGGCACTCTCATCACTCGAGCAGCCCAGCCATCTTCAGCAGAATTTTTTGTCACATGAGAGAATGCCGCATGATCCTTATGAACGAAGACCACATCCTCTTGATAGGTCAATGCATATGCATGTAGGTGCTCCTGCTCCAAACTTGGATCTTGTAAATGCTGTAGCACGAGCTCAAGGGCTAGATGCTCAGGGACATCTTGATCAGCTGCATACTTTTAATCAGATAGGACAAATTCCTTCTAGTGTTCGTTCCCATCAGATTCGTATTTCTGAGGAGTTCACTGTTCCACACTTGGATGCAAGAGAGAGGCACTGGTCTGAGGCAAGTAGGCAGCGATCATCTGACTTGATGGAATCCCATCTGAAGCAGTTACAAATAGAAGCAGCAAAGCAAAGAAGCACCAATCTGAGCCTTCCTGGTGAGAACCTAAATGCATGGGCCTCATCTCTTGGAAATGATGGAAGCTCAGAACATGGATTGAGAGACTTGCTTTTTCATGAAAATTTTCAATCTCAACAGCCAACAGGATTGGCAGTTGGTACTCCTACATCATCCTATGAGCTGAGGGATTCTTGGATCTATTCCCGTCCTAGTTCAGAAAATCCCTTTAATCTCAGCTCAGAGAGAGGAGGTTTGAGTAGTTCTTTTTCAGAGAGTTCATTTTTTGCTGATGTAGGACAGCCGACAAAGGAGCAACTATCAAACAAAAATATGGAAGATGATGCTAGTAACTTTGAAAGCGGCAGATCAACTTTGAGATCTGGTTCTGCAAGATCATTTGAACAGAAACAATTCCCGGCAGATATAGATATAATCGAAAAAGAAAAGTTTGTGAATTCTATTGGTGGTAGTTCTTCATTAAAAAGATTAGATATCTCCAACCTGATGGAGGGGGCGAGAGGGAAGTCACTGGGTCCAAGAGGTAGTTCCGGGACTCGATTAGCTATGGACATGCAGGAGAGTGGGGTTAAGCAAGCAGCAGGTGGAGGTCATGAAATGGTTAACATTGACAAATCTTTTAGGCACGATTCATCTGGAAAGGCTG GGGGAGGTTTAACCTTTTTTAATTATGAAATGACACTTGATAGTGTTCATCCTGAAGAGATTGGTAGCAACATG aGTTCTGGTGATGTTTTGAAAGGAACCAATAGTTCGTTCTTAGAACATACCCGTGATCCTCATGCTACATCATCCGCAGAACTGCCAGACATGATAGCTTCTCAACCACCAAAGGGAAAGAAACCTACTACTTTTGGGTCGTCTGAGG aagaCTCTGCAGGTAATCCTGCATCCCAATCTACAGAGACATCAATCTCCAACAAGAAAGACTCCAGATTTCGTCGAACTTCTTCGGGCAGCGATGCTGATGTTATGGAACTTTCATTCAGTGACATGTTGAAGAGCACCAAAAAGCCGATGCCTGAACCTGAGAACCCAGAAGTAGGTTCACTCGGCAAGGctgccaaaaagaagggaaaaaaaggCAGGCAGATCGATCCATCCCTTCTCGGTTTCAAAGTCCATAGCAACCGCATCTTGATGGGTGAGATCCAGCGACCAGACGATTGA